GTTGCGCCCCCGCCACTCGTTCCCTGACCTCAGCAATCCTGTTGCTCATGACGAGACGCGATTATACGCCGGTGTCGGGGTTTTCTCCTCCGTGCTATAGTACCGCTCTCATTTGTCTCGTCGGGGGGATGAATCATGCGCAATGTGATGATCGTGGGGGCAGGTTCCGTGGGCGGTTTCTTCGGGGCCCATCTCGCCAAAGTCAATCCGAACGTCTCGTTCCTATTGCGGTCCAGGACCCTGGCGGCCGTGAAGGCGCGCGGCCTGACCATTCGCAGCGCCGGAGGCTCGTTCACAGTGCATCCGCCCGCCGCCTCCGATCCCAGGGAATTGTCCGCACCGGATCTGATCATCCTGTCGGTCAAGGCCTACGACCTCGACGAGGCGATGGCGCAACTGGAGCCGGTCATGACCGAGAAGACCGTCTTGTTGACCCTGCAAAACGGCGTGGATACAGAGGACCGGCTGATCGCCCGGCTCAAACGAGATTGCGTCGTCGGCGGGGTGGCGTTCATCTATTCCAAAATCGCCGAGCCGGGCGTGATCGAGCACTATAAGAAGGGCGCGGTGGCGATCGGCGAGCTGATGGGGCACGAGACCGAGCGCCTGTTGCAGATCCGCGATCTCTTTGCACAGGCCGGCATTCCCTGCCAACTCTCCAAGGACGTACGACGCAGCAAATGGGAGAAGATGTGCTGGAATTGCGTGTTCAACCCGCTCACGGTCCTCGTCAACGATCGGGTGGCGAAGGCGCTGGACCATCCGGAACTGTTGCGGGTCATCCATACGATCGTCCAGGAAGTCATGGCGGTGTCGGCCGCGCTGAAGGTGCCGCTCGCGCCGGACATGGCGGACCGGGTCGTCAAGTGGTCGCAGGAGTTGCGGGACATCCATACCTCCATGTACGACGATTGGAAGGCGGGCCGGCCGACCGAGATCGACTACTTGAACGGCTACATCGTACAAAAGGCACGCGAACTCGGCATCCCCACGCCGGTCAACGAGGCGTTGACGGCGATGATCAAGGTTGTGACCACCAAAGACCGGACAGGACCGGGCATCCTCCGGATCGACGGGGCCGTGGTCCAACCGGTGACCCTTGATCGACAGGCAATCGGTCAATTGCCGCAGGACCACCAGGTGGCCGACGTCGGGACCGTCACGTCGGGGATGAAGGGGCGGGCGATCAGGGTGAGCGGACTGCTCAACGTGCCGGCGTTGGAAATCGAGGCCGATCATGTGACGTTTCATTCGCTGGACGGCAGGTACGCCGCCACCTTGACGTTGCAGCAGGCGCGCGAGCATGGGTTGCTCATTTACGAACTGGATGGAGAGCCCTTGCCTGATGCGAAAGGCGGTCCGTTCAGATTGGTCACGCCGGGCCTTGGCGACCTCTGTGCCAACGTGAAGGGCGTCGGCCGGATCGAAGTCCGTGTGGGAACCGGCAAGGACACGAGACCGTCCCTGACAGAACGGACCCATTGCTGATAGGGCCAGCCCGCCTGAGAAAAATCTTCGAACGGTCTGTCCCGCGCACGCCGATGTTGTATCATGAGGGAACGATCATTCATTAAGGCCTCGTGAAGTCCCTCTTACGCGTCCTCTACTATCTTCGTCCCTACCGGTGGCTGGCTGCGGCCACCGTGCTCTGCGCCGCCTCGGCGACCGCCATGGAGCTGGTGCCCCCCTGGTTCATCAAGGTCGTCATCGACGACGTGATCCAGGCGAATCAACCCTCCTTGCTACCCTGGATACTGGCCGGCCTGGTGTTGGCCTACGGGTTAAAAAATCTGTTTGCGTCCTTTCGGATCAGGCTGAACAACCGGCTGGAGCAACAGGTCGTTCACGATCTGCGCAAGGAGGTCTTCGCGGCGCTCCAAAGGCTGTCGATCAGCTATTTTGAGAACCGTTCCACCGGCGAGATCATGTCCCGCATCTCCAACGATACGGAGCATGTCGAGCGGATCTTCATCGACGGCCTGGAGGGAGTGCTGACCGCCTCCCTGACCCTGCTGGGCATCATGGTCATGCTGGTCAGTCTGAATTGGAAGCTGGCCTTATTGGCCTTGGTGCCGATCCCGATCCTCGTCCTTTCCGCAAGCCGCTTTACGACCAAGGTGCATGGCTACTATCACCTGGTGAGGAAGGGCTTGGCTGAGCTGAATGCCTACCTTCAGGATGCGATCTCCGGGATCCGTGAGTCGATGGGCTTTAACCGGCAGGCCTACGAGCAGGGCCGCTTTAATCGGCTAAGTCAGGAGTACAGCCAGAGCAACCTCAAGGCCATGTACCTCTGGTCGGTCTATTCCCCCAGCATGATCTTTGTCGGAAGCCTGGGGACGGTGTTGATCCTGTGGTACGGATCGGGCGAGGTGCTCGCAGGCCGCTTGACGCTCGGCGAGTTGGTCCTGTTCCTCTCGTACCTGGCTCTGTTCTACGTGCCAATCAACCAAATCCATTCCGTCAACCACATGCTGCAACATGCCTTGGCTGCGAGCGAGCGCGTGTTCGAGGTGCTCGATACAATTCCAGAGGTGACAGATAAACCAGGCGTAGCGGCCCCGGCCGATCGTCTGGAAGGCGACGTCCGGTTCTCCCGGGTCCATTTTTACTATCGGCCGGATGTGCCGGTCTTGCGGGACGTGACCCTGTCCGTGAAAGCCGGGGAGCGGGTGGCGCTGGTCGGGCCGAGCGGGGCCGGCAAGAGCACCCTGTTGAAGCTGCTGATGCGGTTTTACGACGTGAAGGGCGGATCGGTGGCGATCGACGGGTACGATGTCCGGGATCTGCCGCTGGCCTTTCTCCGGAGCCAGATCGGGCTGGTGCAGCAGGAACCGTTTCTCTTCAACGGGACCGTGCGCGAGAACATCGCCTACGGCGACCTCTCGGCCGATCAGTCCGGCATTGAGGCGGTGGCGAAGGCGGCGCGGGCGCATGACTTTATTCGGGCGTTGCCGGAAGGCTATGACACCTGGATCGGCGAGCGCGGTGTCAAACTCTCCGTGGGGCAAAAGCAGCGGGTGTCGATCGCCCGCGTGCTGCTCAAGAATCCTCCGATTGTCATCTTTGACGAAGCCACGTCGAATATCGACACCGAAACCGAGGTGAAAATCCGCGAGGCCCTCAGCGAGCTGACCAGGGGACGGACCACCTTCATCATCGCCCACCGGCTCTCGACCCTGCATGACGTCGATCGGATCATCGTGTTGGACCACGGGCGGATCGTCGAGGAAGGCACGCACGACCGGCTGATGGAGCGAGGAGGGGTCTACGCAGGCCTCTACGGGGCTCAGTTCCAGGTGTGACTTCAGGGCTGCTCGATGCGGCAGCGGGTGCGTTCCTACCAGACGGTTTTCACCGCATATTGTGTAATCAACGGGTCAGGGGTCAGCAAGGTGAGTTCATGTTGGATGGCCTGACAGATCAATATACGGTCAAAGGGATCCCGATGAAGCGCAGGAAGGCGATGGATGTAAAGCACGGCCTGCTCCTCAAGTGCCAGTGGAACGATGGCGTGGCGTTCGCGTTGTTCCGGGATAAACCGTTCCGGCGTCTCAGGGAGAGGGAGTTTGCCAAGGCTGAACTTGACCGCCATTTCCCAGACCGAAACAGCACTGAGATAGGCTTCGTTGGCCGGATCGGTGAAGAGATCCTTTGCACGGCCCGACAGGGCTTGATCGTCGGTAATTATCCAAAGAAACGTGCAGGTATCTAACAGCAGCTTCATCCTGTCTTGCCGGAGAACGAATCGAGGAGATCGTCTGGCAGCGGTTCAAAGAACTCCTTGGGGATTGTGAAAAGCCCTTTGGCCAATCCAAGCGGGCGCTTGCGAGCGGGAGGCGCCGGCAAGGGACGAATCTCCGCGATCGGTTGATTGCGATTGCAGACCACGATTGTTTCCCCTTGTTTTTTCAATTTAGCCAAGTAATGGGAGAGATGGGTTTTGGCTTCGTGAATGTTGATCTTAATCATGACCATATAGTGGATCATCATAGAGACTAAGTCAAGCTTCCTCACATGACTTGCTCCGATCGGACATGTCAGCGTCAGAGCTACCGAATGACCTTGATCCGCTGCCACCGTTCGGAGCGATAGCGCCAGATGAGCAGCCCCATGCGCACGGTCCAGTCGATGACCATGCCCCACCAGACCGCGATCACCGTGCCGGGAAGCAGGTGCGACATCGCGTAGGCGACCGGAATCCGCACGCCCCACATCCCGACAAACGTGGCCCCCATGATGAAGCGGGTGTCGCCGGCTCCGCGCAACGAGCCGGACAGGACCATCGTGAGCGCGAGCGGGATCTGGATCAGGGCCACGATCTTGAGAAACGACGTGCCGAGCTCGATCACCGCGGTCTCGTCGGTAAAGAGGCGGAGCAGGGCGTAGGGAAAGAAAAAGAACACGATGCCCATCCCCGCCATCATGAGCGCCGCCTGGCGGTTCGCCTCCCAATTTTCCATCTTGGCCCGCTGATACTTGCCCGCCCCGATGCTCTGGCCCACCATCGAGGCGGCCGCGACCGCAAATCCGTAGCCCGGCAGAAACGACAGGGCTTCGATCGAGAGACCCACCTGGTGCGCGGCATAGGCGACCGTCCCGTAGGCGATCACGAGCTTGGTATAGAGCAGCACGCCGGCCTGTTGGACAACTCGTTCGCCGGAGGCCGGTGCTCCCACCTGCCAGGCGGACCGGAGCAGGTCCCACCGGACGCCGGCCGGCCAGTTCAACAGGTGGCGGCTCCGGCGGAGGAGAAAGAGGGCGCCGCCGAGCTCGGCGACGGCGGCGCCGATCGCCGCGCCCCGCACGCCCAGTAACGGGAAACCGGCTTTGCCATAGATCAAAACATAGGCCAGAGCGGCATAGACCGCGTTCACCATGATCAGCGCAAGGGCCGGGGTGCGGGTGTCGCCCGTGCCCTGGAGAACGGCCGAACAGATCTGAATGGTCACGGTGATCGGCAGGATCGCGAAGATCACGGTCACATAGGGCCGCGCCATGGTCACGACCGACGGCTCCGCGCCCAGGAGCCGCATCAGCATGGGGCTGAGCAAGGCCCCGATCAGGGCCAGGAGACCGGCGACCGCCAGGCCGATCAGCAGCAGGTGCGTGGCGGCGGCGCCGGCATCGCGGGTCCGGCGGGCGCCCCAGAGCTGTGCAACCAGCACGTTGCCGCTCACCGAAAATCCGGCAAGCAATGTGGTGGCGATGAAGATCAAGAGCTGGCTCAATCCCACCGCCGCGATCGGCTCGGCGCCCAGGCCCCCGACCAGAAACACCCCGAGAATGCCTTCGGCCCGTTGCAGGAGACTACTCACGGTCACCGGGAGCGCCAGGGTCAAGACCGACCAACGGATCTGATTCACGCGACCGTTCACAGGATCACCGTCCTACCAAGGCGGACACAGGGTGAGGCTGGACAGTATCACAAACGGTCTTGTACGTTGATCGGCATACGCAACTTCATTCTCCACGCGCCTTTCTCCATGGCCCGTCTTTCCAAATCTCGCTACCTCGCCGGCCTCCAATGCCACAAACGGCTCTATCTAGACATTCACGCGCCGGAGCTGGCGCGGCCGCCGGATGCGTCCACCCAAGCCATCTTGGACATGGGCTCGACGGTCGGCCAAACAGCCCGCGGGTATTTTCCCGGCGGCAAGCTGGTCGAGGCCGATTACCGGCACAAGCAAGATGCGCTCGACCAGACGGCGGCGCTGATGGCGGACCCGACCGTGCCGGCCATCTTCGAGGCGGCGCTGCTCTTCGAGCGCACGCTCGTACGGGTGGACGTGTTCCAGCGCGAAGAGCCGGCGGACGGGAACGGAGCGTGCTGGCGCTTGATTGAGGTTAAGTCCTCAGGTCGCCTCAAAGGGTACCACCTCGACGATCTGGCCATCCAAGCTTATGTCGCGATCGGAGTCGGACTTTCCCTGTCCGGCGTCTGCCTGATGCACCTCAATAGCGAATACCTCTATCCGGGCGGTGAGATCGATCTCACGCAGTTGTTCACCCTGTGCGATGTGACCGAGCTCGTCATGGACCGGCTCAAGGATTTGCCGGCCCGCCTGGCGGCGATGCGGGCGATGATCGAATCGCCCGCTTCTCCGGCGATCCAGCCCGGCGCGCATTGCCATACGCCTTATGAATGTCCCTATTGGGACCACTGCACACAAGCGAAACCAGCTCGCTGGGTGTACCATCTGCCGGGCCGGAAGACAACGGCGCAGGTGCTGATCGATCAAGGGGTGGAAACGATCGACGAGATTCCCGAATCCGTGTCGCTCACGATCATTCAGCGCCGGGTCAAGGACAACCGGGAATGGATCGGCCCGGCTCTGGCCGACGCCCTGGCCAGGGTGCGGTACCCCGTCCACCATCTCGATTTTGAAACGTTCATGCCGGCGATCCCGCGCTATCCGATGACGCGCCCCTATCAACTGATTCCGGTCCAGTGGTCCGATCATATCGAGACAGAGGCTGGGCGCCTCCTTCATCAGGATTATCTCTCTGAAGCCCCTGAGGATCCGCGCGAAGAATTCACACGGCGCTTGCTGGACTCGCTCGGGGACCGCGGGACGATCTGCGTCTATTCCCAATATGAACGGTCGGTGCTCGAACAGTTGGCCGAATTATTTCCACCGCATCGATCCGCCTTGCAGGCCGTCATCAAGCGCTTGTGGGACCTCTTGGCGATCGTCCAGGAGCATTACTACCATCCGGCCTTCGGCGGCTCCTATTCGATCAAGTCAGTGCTCCCGGCGGTGGTGCCGGGCTTGTCCTATGACGATCTCGAGATCGGCGACGGGGCGGTCGCGGCCCGCGAATACGTCCGGATGGTCTTCGAAGTCACCGACTGGGTGGAGCGACAGCGCATCGCGGACGCGCTGCGCGCCTATTGCGCGAGAGACACGTTGGGGATGGTCGAACTCAGGCGAGCGTTAGGGGAGAAGAGCAGGGGAGTGTGAAGGGGAGGGGTATATGCCCGATGGCAAGGCCTGAGGTGGCGTTGAATCGCTCCATGCTCCTTACAGAGGCTCCTGTTGCGTCGCACAGTGGAGCGTGCCCAGGCCCCAGACGAAATCGACGCAATGGATCCCCACGACGACGTGGCGAGGAAAGAGCTCGGCCAGCAGCCCCAGCGCGAGGCGGTCGTTCGGATCGTTGAAGGTCGGCACGATCACAACGTTGTTGGCGATGTAGAAGTTCGCATAGCTTGCCGGAAGGCGCATCCCATCGAACAGGAGCGGAGCCGGCATGGGTAGCGGAATCACATCCACCTTCCGTCCCGACGCGTCGCGAGCCGACTGGAGGCGCTCGCGGTTCTCGTTCAGGATCACATAGTTCTCGTCCTTGGGGTTCTTCTCCTCACAGAGCACGATCTGGCCTGGTCCGACGAAGCGGGCCAGGTCGTCAATGTGGCCGTGCGTGTCGTCCCCCGCGATGCCGCGACCCAGCCAGATCACCTGCGTGATCCCGAGCACCTCGCGAAAGACGCGCTCGATCCCCTCGCGGCCGAGGCCGGGATTTCTCGCCTGGACCGGCGACAGCAGGCATTCCTCAGTCGCCATCAGGGTTCCGCGGCCATCGACGTCGATCGCGCCCCCCTCCAGCACGACATCGCGGCGGCCGTGGACGACGCGGTATTCAGGGACATTCGCGGCCTTGGCGATTCGCGGGGCCACCAGGTCGTCCCTCTTGTGGTTGGGATACTTCGCCCACCCGTTGAACTTCCAGTGGGTGGCGATCCTCCCGCCGTCCTTATGTTTCACGAAGATGGGTCCAGAGTCCCGTGTCCAGACGCGGTCGGTCGGGATCCGGAAGAAGTCGACCTGCTTTAGGTCAACGGCGGCCTTCCGCAGCAGGCCTTTAGCCCGGTGTTCCATGGCGGCGTCTTGGACGAGGATGCAGACCCGTTCGTGGCGCGAGAGAATGCGGACGATTTCGGCATAGGCCCACGGGATGGCCGCGAACTTGCCAGGCCAGTCCGCCCGGTGGTGAGGCCAGGCGATCCACGTCGCGCGGTGGGGAGCCCACTCGGCGGGCATCGCGTACCCGCGGCGGGCGGGAGGGACCGTCATCGCTTCTCGAGGCTCCGCTCCGTGATCGGGCCGTACGCGTCGATCCGCCGGTCTCGCAGAAACGGCCAGTGCTGACGCGCGGTCTCAACGGTCCTCGGATCGACCTCCGCCACTAGCACCGCGGGCCGGTTCCTCGACGCCTCGGCGAGGATGCGTCCGTAGGGGTCGCAGATGAAGGAGGCGCCGAAGAACTCGATGCCCGCGGTCCTCGCCCCCTCGTGGCCCACGCGGTTGACCGCGGCGACGTAGACCCCGTTGGCGATCGCGTGCGAGCGCTGGATGGTCTGCCACGCGGAGATTTGCGACTCGCCCCATTCCTTCTTCTCGCTCGGGTGCCAACCGATTGCGGTGGGGTAGAACAGGACCGTCGGCCCGCGCAGCGCGGTCAGGCGCGCCGCTTCCGGGTACCACTGATCCCAGCAGATAAGGGTCCCGATGCGGCCGTGCTTGGTGTCGAACGCCTGAAATCCGAGGTCGCCAGGGGTGAAGTAGAATTTCTCGTAATAGAGTGGGTCGTCCGGGATGTGCATCTTCCGATAGGTGCCGACGTGGCAGCCGTCCGCGTCGAGCACCACCGCGGTGTTGTGGTAGATCCCCGCCGCGCGCCGCTCGAAGAGAGAGCCGACGATCGCGACCTTCAGCTTCTTCGCGAGCGCGCCGAGCGCGTTCGTCGAGGGCCCGGGGATCGGCTCCGCCAGCGCGAAGTTCGCGTGGTCCTCGCTCTGGCAGAAGTAGAGGCTGCGGTAGAGTTCGGGAAGACACACGACCTTCGCGCCCCGTTTTGCCGCGGCGCGGATCCCCTCCTCGGCCGCCGCCTGGTTCTCGCGCGCATCGCCCGTGCACCGCATCTGTACGAGCCCAATCTTAAGCGTCACGGTGTGCGAAGATAGCGCAACGGCGAGGAGAGCACAAGATTTCTCATCAGTTCGCTTGTACTTTCCGGAAGGACCATCACGGGGCGGCGGCCGGGGAGTATGTCCGGATGGTCTAGCCCACATTCTTCATGACGGTTCGTGACGTTCCACCCGTTGCTCTTTGATCGCAACGGGTCGCACGGCGGTTGCAGTAGAAGCGGTCATGAATATGTCAGCCAGGAAGTCACCGACCGGGTGGAGCGGCGGCGCATCACACACGATTTCCTGAAGAGCCGTCTTGAAAATTTGGGAAATTACGCGAGGCAACTAAATGGTCCAATTTCCCTAAGGAACCTTAGATGTTCCCTAAACGTGGTATTGCCTACATGCGTGACAGAGGTCGAGAATGCCCCGCTCTTCTCAGGGTTCCGAAACCTTGGAGAGACGAAACAGCCTGGTCCTACGGTCAGGAACTATTTGCGAGGGATGGAGATGAAAAACAACCGAATGGCCTCCGTTCAGGTCATGCTGGCGAATGCCTTGTTGTGCCTCGCAGGATGTAGTAGTGGAGGGGACCAAGGGACAAGCGCACCGCCTGTTTCCGCTGTGACAGCCGAAGGACTCTGGACCGGGACTACAACCACGGCTCGAACTGTCACAGGCATTATCCTAGACAACGGCAGTTTTTGGGTTCTCTACTCGGCGCCCAACAACAGCTCAATTATCGCAGGAGGTGTTCAAGGCACCTCAAGCTCCAGCAATGGCAACTTTTCTTCCATGGATGCACGAGACTTCAATCTTGAAGGGGGTGGAATAAATAATGCCACCATCGCAGGGAATTATGTGGCAAAGCAGTCGCTGAGCGGGACCATCACGTATCCATCATTGAACCAGGCCGTTGCATTTAGCGGTGTCTATGACGCTGCCTATGATCTAACCCCGTCTCTTGCCACGATCGCGGGTTCCTATTCAGGAACAGCCGCTGTTGTAGGGAGCATCGGCGAGTCTGCGACTGTGGCTATTTCACAGAGTGGTGCCGTTTCAGGTGTTGGGAATAGCGGCTGCACCTTTACGGGAACCGTCGCTCCACGAGCAAAGGGGAATGTGTACGACGTCACAGTCACCTTCGGGGGTGGTGTATGTTCTAACGGAAATAGCACGGTTACCGGCATAGGGTACTTCGACGCAGGATCGAATCGACTCTATAGTGCCGCTGTTAACAGCGCCAGAACGAATGGCTTCATCTTTGTGGGGACAAAATCCCCCGGCCCATCTCCATTGGCGAAAGTCATTCTTGGTCGTTCGACCAATGGGAATCTCGATATGTATCTCAGCAACATCGATGGTAGCGCAGTAGTCACGCTCGCGGCTGACAGCACAATCAGCGAGCGGTTCTCTCGCGTAGTTGGGAATCAAGTCATCTATCATACAAGCCCTGTGGGACCTCTTGTTCCTCGCGATATTTGGAAGGTCAATCTTGATGGCACAGGTGCCGCTCAGTTGGTCAGTACCGGGGCCGATGAATTCGCAAGTGGTGTGACAGCAACCTGGTTGGTGTATGGCATTTCCCAGACGATAGGCGGACTCAGGGATCTGGCCAGTGTAAGTCTTGATGGATCGACACAACGGGTTTTGGCAAGTAGCGGGGATGATGAATACTTTAGAAGTATCGTCGGCGAGCGGGTTATTTATGAACGACGGGTCGGGAGCCAGGTCAACCCGCAAAGCAACAACACGGACATCTACAGCATCAATGCTGACGGAACCGACGTTCGTCCGATCGCAACGACTGCCCTCGAAGAGTTCGATCAAGCCACGGTGGGAAACCGGCTCATCTTTGTGAGACGCAATGACCCCTCATCTCCCGCAGACCTTCTTATCGCGAATATCGACGGTACGGGTGCCCCCATTACGCTCGCCGGAAGTCCGGACAGTGAATTTTTCGGGGCTGTGGCGGGTAACCGTATGATTTACATGCGGGGAGTAGCAGGTGGCGGCCAGTTTGATCTCTATGCGGTCAATCTGGACGGTACGGGGACTACTCCGCTCTCCCTCAACCCAGGCAATGAATTCTTTGCTGTGGTGGTTGGTGATCGAGTTGTGTACGAAAGAACAGTGAATGGCCAAACCGATATCTATAGCGTCAACCTGAATGGTACTGGAGAAGTACCCCTGGCTACCGGTCCGGGAGATGAATTCACTGCTGGAGTCGCTGGCGACCGCATCATTTTCCGCCGCGATAATGGGGGCCAGGATGACCTCTACGCCATCCGAGCCGATGGCACGGGAGGAGAAGTAGCCCTTGTGACTAGTGCTCTCGATGAGTTATTCGCGGCTGTCGTCGGTGATCGCCTCATTTTTCAACGACAACAGCCAGGCAGCTCGCCGATTGGCCCACTGGACCTTTACAGCGTGCGGTTAGATGGAACGGGGTTGACACCCCTCGCAGCAAGCCAGGACAACGAGGACTTTGTTGGATCTCTAGGCAGCATGATCTTTTATGAGCGACGCACCGGCGGGCAGATCTCCTCAACCCCACGGGACTTGTTTGCAATACCGGCAGATGGCAGCGCGGCTCCAACTCCCTTCGCAAACACGAGTGCAGATGAGTTCTTTGCTGCTGCCTTTTGAGAGTAGGTGAGGTCAGGGATGATCAGCAATAATCAATCTGGTGACCTGTCTGCGTTCCGTTAACAGTCAGGCAGACCCTCAAGCTCTTGCTCTTGGATATTAGCCGTCGCCACGTCCTCGATTGTTACGGTTTCTCTAGGTGGAGGGAAGAGCCAGATATGTACCGCCTGCATGTTTTTGGTCAGGGTTACTCCTAGGGACGTAACGAGTAACACTGTCTCGCCAACCTCAGGGCTTGCTAATCCAGCGGCAGGGCCCCGCCTGTAAAGGCGGGGGAATCTATTGCTGCCAGCCAATTCAATTGCCTGCCTGTCCCTGGGACCGTACACAATCGGTTATGCGGAGTCTGCGAATGTTTACTTCACGGATTTCTCGCTCGATTCTATGTGGCTCCCCGCGGGCCAATTCGAGTATGCTTGCCCGATCATGGATTCGTTCGAATCACACTACCTGACTATTGCGACCTTTCGGGTTAAGGACACCCAGGTACCAAACGAGGTCGAGATCGATGACCGGGGATCTTTCAAGGCGACGATTAGAAAAGTGTGTATTTGTGGCTCCCCAGTTGAATTTGACCGGGACACAGGTAAGTGGCTCTGTTCCGCATCGGGTGCCGACCTGGACGTCAAGAAATGGAATTGCGTTCCGTTAATTAAGGGAGCGAATCTTGGGAACGTCGACGTTTCGGACTTGAAGCATCCAGACTGCACATCCGTAGTCACATTCGGCGAGGATGGTGACCTAATAGCACTCTTAAAAATTGAGGCCAAAGACCACTGGGTCATAAGTGATCCCCTACCTATCTTTGAATGTCTCAGTGTAAAGCCATTCGAGACCGACCTGTTACTTCGTTGGTTTCTCAATCTGGAAGACGACCTTAGCAGCGGCTTGTCGTTCGAGATTTTTTGGAA
The DNA window shown above is from Nitrospira tepida and carries:
- a CDS encoding DUF5050 domain-containing protein codes for the protein MKNNRMASVQVMLANALLCLAGCSSGGDQGTSAPPVSAVTAEGLWTGTTTTARTVTGIILDNGSFWVLYSAPNNSSIIAGGVQGTSSSSNGNFSSMDARDFNLEGGGINNATIAGNYVAKQSLSGTITYPSLNQAVAFSGVYDAAYDLTPSLATIAGSYSGTAAVVGSIGESATVAISQSGAVSGVGNSGCTFTGTVAPRAKGNVYDVTVTFGGGVCSNGNSTVTGIGYFDAGSNRLYSAAVNSARTNGFIFVGTKSPGPSPLAKVILGRSTNGNLDMYLSNIDGSAVVTLAADSTISERFSRVVGNQVIYHTSPVGPLVPRDIWKVNLDGTGAAQLVSTGADEFASGVTATWLVYGISQTIGGLRDLASVSLDGSTQRVLASSGDDEYFRSIVGERVIYERRVGSQVNPQSNNTDIYSINADGTDVRPIATTALEEFDQATVGNRLIFVRRNDPSSPADLLIANIDGTGAPITLAGSPDSEFFGAVAGNRMIYMRGVAGGGQFDLYAVNLDGTGTTPLSLNPGNEFFAVVVGDRVVYERTVNGQTDIYSVNLNGTGEVPLATGPGDEFTAGVAGDRIIFRRDNGGQDDLYAIRADGTGGEVALVTSALDELFAAVVGDRLIFQRQQPGSSPIGPLDLYSVRLDGTGLTPLAASQDNEDFVGSLGSMIFYERRTGGQISSTPRDLFAIPADGSAAPTPFANTSADEFFAAAF